The following is a genomic window from Paenibacillus sp. FSL R5-0766.
GCCGCTTGTCCACTAGCCAAAGCGAAGGGTGTATCTACCGCGGAACCACTCTGGCAGTCTCTTCAGAAGTGCCCTGAACTGATCATTGTGAGACCACACATGCAAGAATACATCGAAGTATCCACTCAAATCATGTCCATTATTGAGGAGTTCACCGATCTGGTCGAACCGTACAGTATAGACGAATTATTCGCTGATTTTACAGGGTCTATGCATCTATTTGGTAATGATCCAGTCGATTTGGCCAAGCAAATTCAAGACAAAATCTATAATGAAACAGGCGTTTACGCAAGAGCTGGCATTGGTGAAAACAAAATCATCAGTAAATTATGCTGCGATATGATCGCTAAAAAAGCAGAGGGGGGTATTTTCCACTTAAAGAAAGAGGAGTTACACCTCCATATTGGAGATAAGCCCATCCGCGATATGTGGGGAATAGGCTCAAGAATGGAAAAACATCTGTGGAAGATGGGCATCCGAACCATTAGAGACCTGGCGAATACGCCTCTTTCCAAATTAAGAAGTAAGTGGGGGGTTAATGGAGAAGTCATCTGGCGAGTCGCAAATGGACTCGATAATTCGCCGGTAACCGTCAATACGCACAGTACACAAAAAGATATCGGAAACGGAATGACCCTGCCTAGAGATTTCACAGAGGCTTGGGAGATCGAAGTGGTTATTCTCGATATCTGCACAGAAGTATGCAGAAGAGCCCGCCAAAAGGGATTGATGAGTAGTGTCGTATCCGTAAGTGTATCTGGAGCGGATTTTGACCACCCCACTGGTTTTCACAGGCAGGTTAAACTGTCTGATCCTACAAACATAACCGTTGATGTATGCAAGATAGCCAAACGCATATTCCATCAACACTGGGATGGGCAACCTGTGCGCCGTGTAGGCGTATCCCTGTCTCAATTATCCAACGCGGATACATATCAATTATCTTTTTTTGATGATCAAGAGCAGAAACGGGCCATTGATCAGGTGATGGACGATATTAAAGATCGATTTGGCGACATTGCCATTCTACGAGCGAGCTCCATTACGGCTGCGGGTCAAGCGATCGATCGAGCATCTAAAATCGGGGGGCATTATAAATGAGCAAAAAACTGGAGGCCAATGGATTATGGGAATCGAGCCGAATGATGCTTCCACAACATAAAGAACGAATTATACAGCATCGTACTCAAATTCATTATCTAACGAAACCGCTGATCCATGAAGATGAGTGGGAGATTATTACTCAAAATATAGATATGTCGCTCAATTATACGTTGCAAGCCACCTTTGAAGTTTTTCATGAGTGGGGCAATCGGTATATACATGGGATCGTCACTTCAGTCAGTACCTTTGGAAAGAAAATCAAAATTGAAATGGAGAATGGATTTGAATGGGTCGATTTTGATCAATTGGTCGCTGTGAAACTTGAGGAAGGAGGCGTGTAAAGTGCGTCAGACTTTCGAGGAACTTTCGCTCGTGAAGAGGGTGGTGGAGCTCCCTTATCTTTTAGGTGCTCTGGAGGTAGATAAGCATAAAATATACGCTTCAAACTTCAAAATGAAATCTGTGTATGTTGACTATCTAGACGGTACCCAAAAGAAAATTGCTTTAGAGATGTACAAATCAAAACAAAGGCTAGAGGAACATCATATTAAAATCATAGATGAAGTGAGATCCGAGCTGAGTTTAACGGTAGATTATTCGGTGAGAGGTTACATTCATAAAATGACATTATTATGGAGCAAAGTGAAAGTAGATGTAACCTTAATGCTTACTGAACATATGAACGTTGATATTACAGAATTGCTCAAATGAACATGAAAGTTCAAGCAGAATAAGGTATATAACCACATCGGGTGGATATAATGCATTTAAAACCATTGTTTTCTTCTCCCAAATGGGTAAACCGACCTTTGAAGTTGAAGGGTCGGTATTTTTTGTCTCTATGTTATAACTATACTTAGAAGAAAAGAATAGAAACAGTGGATCTCATTTTAAAACAAAATTAGCTATGCAACCTCTACATATATGAATAAATCCGCGAAAATATCTGTTGAGTTTCTGAAAAGTCTGTAGATGAAAATAAAGAATAAAAAAAATAAAAATCTGTCAGTGAAGAGCAAATTATATTTTTTGAATGTTACTTAGAAAGCGATGTAACATTCAATTATAGTGGCAGAATGTTATCCTTTGGGTAGATTGTGTCACTCTTCATATCTGTCGAGGGACAAGAAGATATTCCCATTGAAAGTCGCTATATTAGCGGCTTTTTTTGTTTATCGGTAAAAGTTTCGTGTCCCGAGCCAAGAAGAAGAACTTGTACTGATTGCCTAAATTGACAAAACATAGTCCGGTAAATGTTTTACAAATTCGGTGATTCACCAAATCATTCTTCTTACATTCAACTTGTATCCTACTTGTGTACCAGATAATCCGGTATGGAAGCAACCAAATTTCAGGGGGTATACATTGTGAAAAATAGTAAACGTAAAGGTTATCAAAGCTTGATCCTGTCGCTTGTTTTTATGCTTGTCATCCTGTCTGGATGCGGCGCATCAGCAAGTTCAAGCTCCAGTGAAGGCGGAATGCCAGAAGTAATCCGAATCGGTATTATGCCAAGCGAAGAGGGCGAGATGAACCGTTCTCAGGAACAGCTTGCAACAGACATTACTGAAGTAACCGGCATTCCTGCGGAAATTTTTGTAGCTGAAGATTATAACATGGTTATCGAAGCCCTGCGTGCAGGCAAAATTGAAGTTGGACTGATCGGGCCATTTGGTTACATCATCGCTACGGAAAGAGCCAATGCCAAACTGCTTGTCCGTTCCGAAAGTGATCAACAATCGAATACAGTCATCCTTGTTCGTAAGGACTCTCCATATCAAAGTGTACAGGACCTAAAAGGAAAAGATTTTTTGTTTGCCGATCCGGCATCAACATCTGGCAATCTGTACCCACGTGCCACATTAATGAAAGAGCTAGGTCTTTCCAATAAGGAACTGGATTCCTTTTTCGGTAGTGTAGCGTTCTCCGGTGGACATGACAAATCACTGCTTGCACTGGCAAACGGTAATGCAGATGGGATTGGGACGTCAAGTCTCATGGTGCCGATGATGGCAGAATCAGGACTTATTAAAGAGGAAGATTTCCGCGTAATTGCCGAATCCGATCCGATCGTCGGTGGGGCTCCACTGCTTTATCGTCAAGACTTGCCAGAGGAATTGGTTACACAGCTGCGTGATCTTATGCTGGATTACGATACGAAAAATCCTAAATTCCTGGAAAGTGTCGGCGCAGCCCGTTTTGTAGAAGGCAGTGACAGTGACTTTGATCCAATCCACGAAGTCGCCAAAGCACTGGATATGTCCCCTGAAGAACTGCTGAAGAAGTAGAATTCAAACTTGAGAGGAGGAGAAATTAAAATGACACTTTTACAGGTGGAAGGGTTGTCCAAGGTATATTCCGACGGAACAAAAGCTCTTGATAACTTGAACTTAACAATTAATGCTGGAGAGTTCGTTGTCGTCATTGGACCGAGCGGAGCGGGGAAGAGCACCTTGCTGCGCAGCCTGAACCGAATGATCGAGCCGACAAACGGAAAGATTCAGTTTAAAGGCAGTGAAACTATGGGCATCAAGGGTAAAAAGCTCCGTGAACTCCGCCGCCATATGGGCATGATCTTTCAGGGTTATAACCTGGTCACCCGCGTGTCCGTTCTTAATAACGTTCTGCATGGACGATTAGGCTACATGAATCCGCTGAAAGGGGCACTAGGTCTTTACTCAAAAGCAGATACAGAAGCCGCCAAGTTTATGCTTCACCGTGTTGGTTTACATGAACAGATGTATAAGAGGGCAGTGAACTCAGTGGAGGTCAGCAGCAGAGAGTGGGTATTGCACGTGCACTTTCTCAAAAGCCGGATTTGATATTGGCAGATGAACCCATAGCCAGTCTCGACCCTGCTTCCTCAGAGACGATTATGCATTACTTGTATACGATCTGCAAAGAGGAAGGCATTGCCTGCCTGTGCAATCTGCATCAGGTAGATATCGCGAAGAAATACGCAACCCGTATCATCGGTATCCATAAAGGGTCCAAGGTGTTTGACGGGACACCTGATGAACTGACGGAAGATATGATCCGGCTCATATACAACCAGACCAATCCCAAAGTGAAGGAGACAGCCTGACATGAATGCGGCTCAGTTACAATCTGCCCGAAAAATGAAACGCACACAGACGATATTGTTTTTTATCGTGCTGCTGGCTCTCATCATCTGGTCTTCCATCGGCGCAGAGTTTTCATTTGGAGCTTTGTTCGCAGGGGTAGGGGAGAGCTTCCGATTTATCTTTTTTGATTTTCTTCCACCTGATTTATCTTCACTTTCCCAGCTCATTGAACCTGCCATGCAGACCCTTTATATGAGTGTGGTGGCGATGGTCATCGGGTCGGTTGTAGCAGGAATGTTATCCTTTTTAGCCGCGGCCACGACAAGCCCTCACCCTTACCTTCAGGTATTTGTTCGTGCAGCTACATCCCTGTTTCGTAACATTCCGGTAATTATCTGGACGATTCTGCTTGTTGCTGCGTTTGGACTGGGGGCTGTAGTCGGTACAATGTCG
Proteins encoded in this region:
- a CDS encoding phosphate/phosphite/phosphonate ABC transporter substrate-binding protein encodes the protein MKNSKRKGYQSLILSLVFMLVILSGCGASASSSSSEGGMPEVIRIGIMPSEEGEMNRSQEQLATDITEVTGIPAEIFVAEDYNMVIEALRAGKIEVGLIGPFGYIIATERANAKLLVRSESDQQSNTVILVRKDSPYQSVQDLKGKDFLFADPASTSGNLYPRATLMKELGLSNKELDSFFGSVAFSGGHDKSLLALANGNADGIGTSSLMVPMMAESGLIKEEDFRVIAESDPIVGGAPLLYRQDLPEELVTQLRDLMLDYDTKNPKFLESVGAARFVEGSDSDFDPIHEVAKALDMSPEELLKK
- a CDS encoding DNA polymerase IV translates to MTKQRTIMLIDMQSFYASVEKVKMPQYKIRPLAVAGDPERRSGIILAACPLAKAKGVSTAEPLWQSLQKCPELIIVRPHMQEYIEVSTQIMSIIEEFTDLVEPYSIDELFADFTGSMHLFGNDPVDLAKQIQDKIYNETGVYARAGIGENKIISKLCCDMIAKKAEGGIFHLKKEELHLHIGDKPIRDMWGIGSRMEKHLWKMGIRTIRDLANTPLSKLRSKWGVNGEVIWRVANGLDNSPVTVNTHSTQKDIGNGMTLPRDFTEAWEIEVVILDICTEVCRRARQKGLMSSVVSVSVSGADFDHPTGFHRQVKLSDPTNITVDVCKIAKRIFHQHWDGQPVRRVGVSLSQLSNADTYQLSFFDDQEQKRAIDQVMDDIKDRFGDIAILRASSITAAGQAIDRASKIGGHYK
- a CDS encoding YolD-like family protein, which codes for MSKKLEANGLWESSRMMLPQHKERIIQHRTQIHYLTKPLIHEDEWEIITQNIDMSLNYTLQATFEVFHEWGNRYIHGIVTSVSTFGKKIKIEMENGFEWVDFDQLVAVKLEEGGV
- the phnE gene encoding phosphonate ABC transporter, permease protein PhnE; translated protein: MNAAQLQSARKMKRTQTILFFIVLLALIIWSSIGAEFSFGALFAGVGESFRFIFFDFLPPDLSSLSQLIEPAMQTLYMSVVAMVIGSVVAGMLSFLAAATTSPHPYLQVFVRAATSLFRNIPVIIWTILLVAAFGLGAVVGTMSLILISIGMLTRSFAEVLEEIDMGQVEAVRAAGGSYLQVLSQAVFPQFLPGFIGWSLYNFEINVRASTIVGMVGGGGLGFILQSKLKLFQYQEASMAVLLVLVIVLVVEMITNRVRERII